The following are from one region of the Salicibibacter kimchii genome:
- the rpsN gene encoding 30S ribosomal protein S14 encodes MPKKSKIAKEKKRQEMVAKYAEVRCDLKEKGDYEALRKLPRDSSPTRLRNRCEITGRPRGYLRKCKMSRIAFREHAHKGQIPGVRKASW; translated from the coding sequence TTGCCCAAAAAGTCGAAGATCGCAAAAGAGAAAAAGCGCCAAGAAATGGTTGCTAAATATGCGGAAGTCAGGTGTGATTTAAAGGAAAAAGGTGATTATGAAGCGTTGCGAAAGTTACCCCGAGATTCTTCACCCACCCGTTTGCGTAACCGATGTGAGATAACGGGGCGACCGCGCGGGTATTTGCGGAAATGTAAGATGTCGAGAATCGCTTTTCGGGAGCATGCGCATAAAGGACAGATTCCGGGTGTGAGAAAAGCGAGTTGGTGA
- a CDS encoding extracellular matrix/biofilm biosynthesis regulator RemA family protein: MDPKSPIGFGNVVFAHRIVYIASVPMKCLIEEARGQNLLLDTTNGRKTRSIIQTDSGHVILTPVDPDTVAQRIKISTKS, from the coding sequence TTGGATCCGAAATCCCCTATTGGCTTCGGAAATGTCGTATTTGCCCATCGTATTGTTTATATTGCCTCAGTCCCCATGAAGTGTCTGATAGAGGAAGCACGAGGGCAAAATTTGCTGTTAGATACGACGAACGGGCGAAAAACAAGAAGTATCATTCAAACCGATAGTGGTCACGTTATCTTAACTCCTGTTGACCCCGATACGGTGGCTCAGAGGATTAAGATATCAACCAAGAGCTGA
- a CDS encoding MATE family efflux transporter: MGKATAGTITHKQYLFLALPLILATISTPLLGAVDTAVVGFLDDPAYIGGMAVGTLIFNTLYWLFGFLRVSTSGYTAQAVGAGNEEAALLNLLRAAFLATSAGLLFMVLQLPIWDLAMYFIQPSENVMSQGSKYFDVRIWGAPFTLLNYVIFGWLIGKAKVRVVLLLQLGCNLLNMGLNVFFVYSIQMGVAGVGVATLISEVLATVIGCLFMMKYINFDHTIFKNKAIVAFQPMIHMVKVNQDLFIRTACLLAVFGVFTSIGASMGEVIIAANAILFQLHFIMAYFFDGLANASSIFAGKAVGANDKKLFRCTIYIGCFWSVALVFLLTVMMYVGGSWLISLFTNIEEVHATAVSYKRWVTLFPLTGFLGLQLYGFYTGATHVGPVRNSLLISLLIFVLSVWFTVPAWGNHGLWFSFILFTMLRSLTLWAFFSKLQRTVFWQSSRYSSQNWSNPLS, from the coding sequence TTGGGGAAAGCTACTGCAGGAACAATCACACATAAACAGTATTTATTTTTGGCACTTCCATTGATTTTAGCTACGATTTCTACTCCTTTGCTTGGTGCGGTAGATACAGCAGTCGTTGGTTTTTTAGATGATCCTGCTTATATAGGAGGAATGGCTGTTGGTACGCTTATTTTCAATACGTTATATTGGCTGTTTGGTTTTTTGCGCGTGAGTACTTCGGGGTACACAGCTCAAGCTGTAGGTGCCGGGAATGAAGAAGCAGCATTGCTAAATTTATTAAGGGCAGCATTTTTAGCTACAAGTGCTGGATTATTATTCATGGTATTACAGTTGCCTATTTGGGATCTTGCGATGTACTTCATCCAGCCTTCTGAAAATGTGATGTCCCAGGGTAGCAAATATTTCGATGTGCGCATTTGGGGGGCACCATTTACGTTGCTCAACTATGTCATTTTTGGCTGGTTGATTGGGAAAGCAAAAGTAAGAGTGGTTCTCTTATTACAACTAGGGTGTAATTTACTTAATATGGGGTTAAATGTTTTTTTCGTATATTCGATTCAAATGGGAGTCGCAGGTGTAGGTGTAGCGACGCTCATTTCTGAAGTGCTTGCCACTGTCATTGGGTGCTTGTTTATGATGAAATATATAAATTTTGACCATACTATATTTAAGAACAAAGCTATTGTAGCATTTCAACCAATGATTCATATGGTGAAAGTAAACCAAGATTTATTCATCCGAACTGCTTGTTTATTAGCTGTTTTTGGGGTCTTTACATCGATTGGAGCTTCGATGGGGGAAGTCATCATTGCAGCCAACGCCATTTTATTTCAACTGCATTTTATTATGGCTTACTTTTTTGACGGATTGGCCAATGCAAGCAGTATTTTTGCAGGGAAAGCAGTTGGAGCGAATGATAAAAAGCTGTTTAGGTGTACAATTTATATTGGTTGTTTTTGGTCGGTTGCACTCGTTTTTTTGTTAACCGTAATGATGTACGTCGGTGGCTCCTGGCTTATTTCTTTATTTACGAATATTGAAGAAGTACATGCAACAGCTGTTTCTTATAAGCGGTGGGTGACTTTATTTCCACTTACAGGGTTTTTAGGACTTCAATTATATGGGTTTTACACTGGAGCCACACATGTAGGTCCGGTGCGAAACTCCTTGCTTATTTCTTTGCTTATATTTGTACTTTCTGTTTGGTTTACTGTGCCTGCATGGGGGAATCATGGATTATGGTTTTCCTTTATTCTGTTTACAATGTTAAGGTCGCTAACCCTATGGGCATTCTTTTCAAAACTCCAACGAACAGTTTTTTGGCAGAGTTCCCGTTATAGTAGCCAGAATTGGAGTAATCCTTTGAGTTAA
- a CDS encoding metal ABC transporter solute-binding protein, Zn/Mn family, with protein MSCQAEEKSEGGSEEERNAEALSIKTSLYAIEDFSSKIGGEFVEAESIYPPNVDAHTYEPTSNDMVQIAEADAFIYSGLEGMEPFAETVDDALADENVQVIPAGKNIALRGEGHDHGGDDDDHGDGNDLQVPEEIDIEGLADHYHTGDTVSLTAESDEDVDYDHWHWYSRDSDNEEWETVSDQDAEDYDAPAEDGQELMAVLFDDDHEAYAQSAPVTVEIDDHDEHSDEGDPHIFLDPIRSIELAENIKDELVTLMPDEEAYFTENFEEVKEELEGIDQELQQTFDEADHHQLIVSHAAYGYWEERYGLEQLSVHGLSSTEEPSQSELAELVNTAEENDLEYVIFENNVGSNITEVIQSEIGAESLIMRNMESISEEDVNAGEDYFSMMRMNIETLETALND; from the coding sequence ATGAGTTGTCAAGCTGAAGAAAAAAGTGAAGGAGGAAGTGAAGAAGAAAGAAACGCGGAGGCGCTTTCGATTAAAACCTCTCTTTATGCTATAGAAGATTTCTCATCAAAAATTGGAGGAGAATTTGTTGAGGCAGAAAGTATCTATCCACCGAATGTTGATGCGCATACTTATGAGCCCACATCCAATGATATGGTGCAAATCGCTGAAGCCGATGCCTTTATTTATTCAGGTTTAGAGGGGATGGAACCATTTGCAGAAACGGTGGACGATGCGCTTGCTGACGAGAATGTTCAAGTCATTCCAGCCGGAAAAAACATCGCCTTACGTGGAGAAGGCCACGATCATGGGGGGGACGACGATGATCATGGAGACGGGAACGATCTCCAAGTACCGGAAGAAATAGATATTGAAGGATTGGCAGACCATTATCATACGGGGGATACCGTTTCTCTTACTGCTGAATCGGATGAAGATGTTGATTATGACCACTGGCACTGGTATTCGCGTGATAGTGATAATGAAGAATGGGAAACGGTGTCGGATCAGGATGCCGAAGACTATGATGCACCGGCAGAGGACGGTCAGGAATTGATGGCTGTATTGTTTGATGATGATCACGAAGCGTATGCTCAGTCGGCACCCGTGACCGTTGAGATTGATGATCATGATGAGCATAGCGATGAAGGGGACCCGCATATCTTTCTTGATCCTATTCGAAGCATTGAATTAGCAGAAAATATCAAAGATGAGTTGGTTACGTTAATGCCCGATGAAGAGGCATATTTTACGGAGAATTTCGAAGAAGTAAAAGAAGAATTAGAAGGCATTGATCAAGAATTACAGCAAACATTTGACGAAGCCGATCATCACCAATTGATTGTATCACATGCCGCATATGGCTATTGGGAAGAAAGGTACGGCCTGGAGCAATTGAGCGTTCATGGTTTATCCTCCACCGAAGAGCCTTCTCAATCGGAACTAGCTGAATTAGTAAATACCGCAGAAGAAAATGATCTGGAATACGTCATTTTTGAAAACAATGTCGGTAGTAACATTACTGAAGTGATTCAATCAGAAATTGGTGCTGAGAGTCTCATTATGAGAAATATGGAAAGTATATCCGAGGAAGACGTTAACGCAGGCGAAGATTACTTCAGTATGATGAGAATGAACATTGAAACATTGGAAACTGCATTAAATGATTAA
- a CDS encoding ZinT family metal-binding protein, producing the protein MRKKTMVKWSSVMVIGSLLAACQASDEDQDVGGGSNHDAPEKVEIEGLADHYHTGDTINLTAELDEETDYDHWRWYTRDDEGDEWANVSDQGDREFTEEATVDGQEIKVVLFDDDHDAYVQSDSVEVVIDDHDHDEESQRIYDGYFEDSEVEDRDLSDWEGDWQSVYPYLQEGDLDEVFEHKVEDEGDMTEEEYKEYYDEGYQTEVDRIVIEEATVTFFDNAEEYTGEYTYDGYEILTYDAGNRGVRYIFELEDGEEEAPQYIQFSDHNIFPTESHHFHLFWGDDREELLEEVTNWPTYYPSEMDTDEIVQEMMAH; encoded by the coding sequence GTGAGGAAAAAAACAATGGTTAAATGGTCAAGCGTGATGGTTATTGGATCGTTATTAGCTGCGTGCCAGGCTTCTGATGAGGATCAAGATGTAGGAGGCGGGAGCAACCATGATGCTCCGGAAAAGGTCGAAATAGAAGGGTTAGCCGATCATTATCATACAGGGGATACCATCAACCTCACAGCAGAACTTGATGAAGAAACAGATTATGACCATTGGCGTTGGTATACAAGAGATGATGAAGGGGACGAGTGGGCAAACGTATCAGATCAAGGAGATCGTGAATTTACTGAAGAAGCCACTGTTGATGGGCAAGAGATCAAGGTAGTACTTTTTGACGATGATCATGACGCTTATGTTCAATCAGATTCAGTAGAGGTTGTGATTGATGACCATGACCACGATGAAGAATCGCAAAGAATTTATGATGGTTATTTTGAGGACAGTGAAGTGGAAGATCGTGATCTATCTGATTGGGAAGGAGACTGGCAGTCGGTCTATCCTTATTTGCAAGAAGGAGACTTAGATGAAGTTTTCGAACACAAGGTGGAAGATGAAGGGGATATGACGGAAGAAGAGTACAAGGAGTATTATGACGAAGGATATCAAACAGAGGTTGATCGGATTGTCATCGAAGAGGCTACCGTTACGTTCTTTGATAATGCGGAGGAGTACACTGGTGAATATACGTATGACGGATATGAGATCCTGACATATGATGCTGGAAATCGAGGGGTAAGATACATTTTTGAGCTGGAAGATGGAGAGGAAGAGGCGCCACAATACATTCAGTTTAGTGACCATAATATTTTTCCAACAGAATCGCATCACTTTCATTTATTTTGGGGAGACGATCGTGAAGAATTGTTGGAAGAAGTCACAAATTGGCCTACGTATTACCCGTCCGAAATGGATACCGATGAAATTGTTCAAGAGATGATGGCCCATTAA